In Alteromonas naphthalenivorans, one DNA window encodes the following:
- a CDS encoding DUF481 domain-containing protein produces the protein MKKQLLASLLALSFSSVTFAQDDVKPFTMEGELGIIATTGNTETSSISAGITAHQELQQWSNDYILEGLYKKETVENDDGTEEEYTSAQKFYGSAQGNYKLDNPDYRLFGFASYEDDRLSNFDYQSTLAVGWNQKVLENKRHTLEYSIGPGYSFAETQEGEEQNSMIVRASSAYSWKISDTAKFTQTVSTEVGSDNTKSRAESALTATISGNLSMKLSFKLDHNSNVSDDVEKLDTETAVTLVYNFF, from the coding sequence ATGAAAAAACAGCTTCTCGCTTCACTTTTGGCCTTGTCTTTCTCTTCTGTTACTTTTGCTCAAGACGATGTTAAACCTTTCACGATGGAAGGTGAGCTAGGTATTATCGCAACAACAGGTAACACTGAAACGTCATCAATCAGTGCTGGTATTACTGCTCACCAAGAATTGCAGCAGTGGAGCAACGACTACATTCTTGAAGGTCTTTACAAGAAAGAAACGGTAGAAAACGACGACGGTACTGAAGAAGAATACACATCGGCACAAAAGTTTTACGGTTCTGCACAGGGTAACTACAAGTTAGATAACCCTGATTATCGTTTGTTTGGTTTCGCATCGTATGAAGATGACCGTTTAAGTAACTTCGACTATCAATCAACACTTGCTGTGGGTTGGAACCAAAAAGTACTTGAAAATAAACGTCACACTTTAGAGTACTCAATCGGTCCTGGTTACTCGTTTGCTGAAACACAAGAAGGCGAAGAGCAGAACAGTATGATTGTTCGTGCTTCAAGTGCTTACTCTTGGAAAATTTCAGACACAGCTAAATTTACTCAAACAGTGAGTACGGAAGTGGGTTCTGATAACACGAAATCTCGTGCTGAGTCGGCGCTTACGGCTACTATTAGCGGTAACCTTTCTATGAAGCTGTCGTTTAAGTTAGACCATAACTCAAACGTATCTGACGACGTTGAAAAGCTTGATACTGAAACTGCAGTAACACTAGTTTACAACTTCTTCTAA
- a CDS encoding HDOD domain-containing protein, protein MSLDKYVSFATKSFTLPDICIRIRSVLDNPRSSANDLGDLISLDSSLTAKVLRLANSSLFRFPSQVESVSKAINIIGGEALYNLVVAETANTAFKYFDTKLIDLDKHWFDSVYCGMVAKQLAKASNIRGSERFFVMGILQNLSELVIAKRSPELYKNYIEQDNDMLLGARQIHHFGFTFSNCSGTILESWKLPLVLYYPVMHANDMSRQAADSDIALLALASRVTSMQQNKKTDADIELFLEDIANNSGVNLDDVANAIEFADRETAKISMLIH, encoded by the coding sequence TAGATAAATATGTGTCGTTTGCTACAAAGTCATTTACCTTGCCAGATATATGTATACGTATCCGCTCGGTATTAGATAACCCGCGTTCAAGTGCAAACGACCTTGGCGATTTGATCAGTTTAGATTCGTCATTAACAGCCAAGGTGCTGCGATTGGCAAATAGTTCACTGTTCCGATTTCCATCACAGGTAGAGTCTGTTTCAAAAGCCATTAACATTATTGGTGGTGAAGCATTGTATAATTTGGTAGTGGCAGAAACCGCAAACACCGCGTTTAAATACTTTGATACCAAGCTTATTGATCTTGATAAACATTGGTTCGATTCGGTGTATTGTGGAATGGTGGCGAAGCAATTGGCCAAGGCCAGTAATATTCGTGGTAGCGAGCGTTTCTTCGTGATGGGGATATTGCAAAATCTCAGTGAGTTGGTGATTGCTAAACGCTCGCCCGAGCTTTACAAAAACTACATTGAGCAAGATAACGATATGCTGCTAGGGGCAAGACAAATTCACCATTTTGGTTTTACCTTTTCTAACTGTAGCGGTACCATATTAGAAAGTTGGAAGCTTCCTCTTGTGCTCTATTATCCGGTTATGCACGCTAATGATATGTCTAGGCAGGCTGCAGATAGCGATATTGCGCTACTGGCATTGGCGTCAAGGGTCACTTCCATGCAGCAAAATAAAAAAACTGATGCTGACATTGAACTTTTTTTAGAAGACATAGCCAATAATAGTGGTGTGAATCTAGATGACGTGGCAAATGCCATAGAGTTCGCCGATAGAGAAACAGCAAAAATTTCTATGCTTATACATTGA
- a CDS encoding DUF481 domain-containing protein: protein MLNLTKLFCAACCLLSISTAVFAADRDLIQTLYHADFTPDTDDEVPRFSLNGELGILSNTGNTSAASIKAGINADHETENWSSLYFAEMLYQESNTDGTGREVSAKRFYGSAQFDYKLNQPGRRLFMYGDYEDDSFSGYDHRASLAAGWSQRVWRDEVSEFRYSVGPGYSFVELEEPLDEDINDGVIVRASAEYKYHWASGANLRQFVSTEAGDENTKSRSETSLSANVFGSLAMKLSFILNHETDTTEDVDGLSTETSVALVYQFF, encoded by the coding sequence ATGCTTAATCTAACCAAATTATTTTGTGCAGCATGCTGTCTACTCAGTATAAGCACTGCCGTCTTTGCGGCAGATCGCGATTTAATTCAAACGCTTTATCACGCCGATTTTACGCCAGACACCGACGACGAAGTACCTAGATTTTCGCTGAACGGTGAGTTAGGTATTCTGTCAAATACTGGAAATACATCTGCAGCGAGCATCAAAGCGGGTATTAACGCCGATCATGAAACTGAAAATTGGAGCAGTCTGTACTTTGCAGAAATGCTTTATCAAGAAAGTAATACCGATGGCACTGGTCGCGAAGTATCGGCCAAACGCTTCTATGGCAGCGCTCAGTTCGATTACAAATTAAACCAGCCTGGTAGACGTTTATTCATGTACGGCGATTATGAAGATGATTCTTTTAGCGGGTATGATCATCGTGCTTCACTGGCTGCTGGTTGGTCACAGCGTGTGTGGCGAGACGAAGTCAGTGAGTTTCGTTACAGTGTTGGGCCTGGTTATTCTTTTGTCGAGCTTGAAGAGCCGTTAGATGAAGATATCAACGACGGTGTAATTGTAAGGGCATCTGCTGAATACAAATACCATTGGGCATCGGGTGCTAACCTTCGACAATTTGTTAGCACTGAAGCGGGTGATGAAAATACTAAATCTCGTTCTGAGACGTCTTTGTCAGCCAACGTTTTCGGCTCTTTAGCCATGAAGCTGTCGTTTATTTTAAATCACGAAACCGATACTACCGAAGATGTAGATGGGTTAAGTACAGAGACTTCGGTTGCTTTGGTTTATCAATTCTTCTAA
- a CDS encoding 5-formyltetrahydrofolate cyclo-ligase: protein MSKKTSRVTLRKALRALRNELPESEQQHAAFAVRDNLLSLPDITNASSIACYLPNDGEVDLRPFMHACWKLNNASALHTSLPVLHPVCKGHLLFLRYTEKTPMRVNKYNIEEPILACSDVIPTFHHQVILMPLVGFDASGNRLGMGGGYYDRTLASIQAQIIKPKLIGIAHDCQQVDQLPVQHWDIPVNAIVTPTQQLSFNRT, encoded by the coding sequence ATGTCAAAAAAAACATCACGAGTAACACTGCGAAAGGCATTAAGAGCATTGCGCAATGAATTACCTGAATCTGAGCAGCAGCACGCTGCTTTCGCAGTACGCGACAACCTCTTGTCATTACCCGATATTACCAACGCATCATCTATTGCTTGTTACCTGCCTAACGACGGTGAAGTAGACTTACGCCCCTTTATGCACGCATGCTGGAAGCTGAACAACGCATCTGCCCTTCATACTTCTTTGCCTGTGTTGCATCCAGTTTGCAAAGGCCACCTGCTTTTTCTTCGGTATACAGAAAAAACGCCAATGCGCGTGAACAAATACAACATTGAAGAGCCAATACTAGCCTGCTCAGATGTAATTCCGACCTTCCATCATCAGGTGATACTTATGCCATTGGTAGGGTTTGATGCGAGTGGAAATCGTTTGGGCATGGGCGGTGGCTATTACGACCGCACGTTAGCTAGCATTCAAGCACAAATCATAAAGCCAAAGCTCATAGGTATTGCCCACGATTGCCAGCAAGTAGACCAACTTCCGGTTCAGCATTGGGACATTCCTGTAAACGCTATTGTCACCCCAACACAGCAGTTGAGCTTTAATCGTACATAA
- the rpiA gene encoding ribose-5-phosphate isomerase RpiA: MDQNAKKQAVAKAAIEYVENGSIVGVGTGSTVNFFIEELGKIKNNIEGAVSSSDASTKLLEALGIEVFALNDVSNISVYIDGADEVTEHKHMIKGGGAALTREKIVAGASTTFVCIVDDSKRVPVLGKFPLPVEVIPMARSFVARELVKLGGDPEYRQGVVTDNGNVILDVHNLEILNPRELEQSINNIPGVVTNGIFALRGADIVLSATETGVDTFK; the protein is encoded by the coding sequence ATGGATCAGAATGCAAAGAAGCAAGCAGTAGCGAAAGCAGCCATCGAATATGTTGAAAACGGCAGTATTGTTGGTGTAGGTACTGGCTCCACGGTTAATTTTTTCATTGAAGAACTCGGCAAAATTAAAAATAACATTGAAGGGGCAGTATCCAGTTCTGATGCCTCTACCAAGTTGCTAGAAGCCCTAGGCATTGAAGTATTCGCACTAAACGATGTTAGCAATATTTCAGTGTATATCGACGGTGCTGATGAAGTTACCGAACACAAACACATGATTAAAGGCGGCGGTGCAGCCCTTACCCGGGAAAAAATTGTGGCGGGTGCATCAACTACATTCGTGTGTATTGTAGATGATAGCAAGCGCGTTCCCGTGCTTGGCAAATTCCCTCTTCCTGTTGAAGTTATTCCAATGGCGCGATCTTTTGTGGCTCGCGAGTTGGTAAAACTAGGCGGCGATCCTGAATACCGTCAAGGCGTAGTAACCGATAACGGCAACGTTATTTTAGACGTACATAACCTTGAAATCTTAAACCCAAGAGAGCTTGAACAGTCGATTAATAATATTCCTGGTGTGGTCACCAACGGCATATTCGCCCTACGTGGCGCAGACATCGTACTATCGGCCACCGAAACCGGTGTTGATACCTTTAAATAA
- a CDS encoding GAF domain-containing hybrid sensor histidine kinase/response regulator: MIPAKVPANEEQRLRELLSYDVLDTDAEQLFDDLTQLASQICDAPIALISLVDPDRQWFKSRVGIEATETSRNIAFCSHAILQREVFEVSNAKEDPRFHDNPLVTGEPNIRFYAGAPLLTPSGHAIGTLCAIDDKPKTLTSLQRNALKTLSESVVAHLELKRKNRELERTSQFKSDFLSYISHEIRTPLNAINTFSNLLEGEAKQLSLPTNFTDSLGHISKSGERLLEIVNSVLDMKQIEAGKMRVMPRPVGTADFFTHLFSLTRIRAEDGNVIFNSVIDDNVPYSLNFDDTKFGQVALNLLSNAIKYTHANKHVSIRVKYKQGNLLLAIKDEGIGISEEEQKKLFAPFERMENAHQFDGTGLGLNITKKLVELMGGSIKLSSKLNEGTHVSVAIPAEKVSADTIEHDPALLQPQELNIPTDSHVLVVEDHYINQIVIKTIFDKLGLPLSVVDSGEEGVEYVKSNPVDLVLMDINLPGIDGTEATRQIKKVRATLPVIALTADVITQRDLLLKNGLDDLLTKPVENAELIRVLNHYLGK, translated from the coding sequence ATGATCCCTGCCAAGGTTCCAGCAAACGAAGAACAGCGTCTTAGAGAGCTATTAAGCTACGATGTACTTGATACGGACGCCGAACAACTCTTCGACGACTTAACTCAACTTGCTTCACAAATTTGTGACGCGCCCATTGCATTAATTAGCCTAGTTGACCCCGACAGACAATGGTTCAAATCTCGTGTAGGGATTGAAGCCACCGAAACCTCTCGTAATATCGCTTTTTGCTCACATGCTATTTTACAGCGTGAAGTGTTCGAAGTATCTAACGCAAAAGAAGATCCGCGCTTTCATGATAACCCGTTAGTGACGGGCGAGCCCAATATTCGATTCTACGCCGGCGCACCGCTATTAACGCCATCAGGACATGCCATTGGCACGTTATGCGCAATAGACGATAAACCCAAAACCCTAACTAGTCTTCAACGCAATGCACTTAAGACATTAAGTGAATCAGTGGTTGCGCATTTGGAATTGAAACGTAAGAACAGAGAACTTGAGCGAACCAGCCAGTTTAAATCTGACTTTCTTTCCTACATTAGCCATGAAATTAGAACGCCCCTAAATGCGATAAACACGTTCAGCAATTTGCTTGAAGGCGAAGCCAAGCAACTTTCACTGCCCACTAACTTTACAGACTCGCTTGGGCATATAAGCAAAAGCGGTGAGCGCTTGCTTGAAATAGTGAACTCTGTGTTGGATATGAAGCAAATAGAAGCGGGTAAAATGCGCGTCATGCCCCGCCCTGTAGGTACAGCTGACTTTTTCACTCATTTATTCTCGTTAACCCGAATTCGCGCTGAAGACGGGAATGTTATTTTTAATTCTGTTATTGATGACAATGTTCCCTACTCTCTTAATTTCGACGACACTAAGTTTGGACAAGTAGCCTTAAACCTATTATCGAATGCCATTAAGTACACTCATGCCAATAAGCACGTATCCATTCGAGTGAAGTACAAGCAAGGGAATTTGTTGCTGGCGATTAAAGACGAAGGCATCGGTATTAGTGAAGAGGAACAAAAAAAGCTCTTCGCACCATTCGAGCGAATGGAGAACGCGCATCAATTTGATGGTACAGGCTTAGGCCTAAATATTACCAAGAAGCTGGTTGAGTTGATGGGAGGGTCTATAAAACTTAGCAGTAAGCTAAACGAAGGTACTCACGTAAGCGTAGCCATTCCTGCAGAAAAAGTTAGCGCCGATACTATCGAGCACGATCCCGCGCTTTTACAGCCCCAAGAGCTAAATATTCCTACAGACTCTCACGTACTAGTAGTGGAAGATCATTATATTAATCAGATAGTGATTAAAACCATATTTGATAAACTTGGTTTGCCATTATCGGTTGTAGATAGCGGTGAAGAAGGCGTAGAGTATGTAAAATCGAACCCTGTAGATTTGGTGCTGATGGACATTAACTTACCGGGAATTGACGGAACAGAAGCCACTCGGCAAATTAAGAAAGTGCGCGCCACACTACCTGTTATAGCCTTAACCGCAGATGTTATCACGCAACGAGATTTGTTATTAAAAAATGGCTTAGACGACCTACTCACCAAGCCCGTTGAAAACGCAGAGCTTATTAGGGTACTTAATCACTATTTAGGAAAGTAA
- the serA gene encoding phosphoglycerate dehydrogenase — translation MSKVSLEKDKIRILLLEGVHQSALETFKNNGYTNIEYLKTSLPEEELVEKVKDAHFIGLRSRTQITEKVVDAAQKLVAIGCFCIGTNQVNLEATQRRGIPVFNAPFSNTRSVAELVLGQLILLLRQVPSKSAKAHRGEWEKTANGSYEARGKTLGIIGYGHIGTQLSILAEHLGMRVQFFDIEDKLVLGNSTQIKSLEKLLNTSDVVSLHVPETQQTQNMFAAEQFAQMKKGSIFINASRGTVVDIDALADALESGQLNGAAIDVFPVEPKSNNEEFQSPLRKFDNVILTPHVGGSTQEAQENIGIEVAGKLAKYSDNGSTLSAVNFPEVSLPEHISRSRLLHVHKNQPGILTQINQAFAEKGINIEAQYLQTNAEIGYVVVDVQQDRAYDALAQLQQIDGTIKTRILH, via the coding sequence ATGAGCAAAGTTTCACTAGAGAAGGATAAGATCCGGATATTGTTGTTAGAGGGTGTGCATCAAAGTGCACTAGAAACCTTTAAGAATAATGGATACACCAATATTGAGTATCTCAAAACGTCCCTTCCTGAAGAAGAGCTTGTTGAGAAAGTGAAAGATGCACATTTTATTGGCCTTCGTTCGCGCACTCAAATTACTGAGAAGGTGGTAGACGCCGCTCAGAAATTGGTAGCTATTGGTTGTTTCTGTATTGGTACTAACCAAGTTAATTTAGAAGCAACACAGCGCCGTGGTATTCCGGTATTTAATGCCCCATTTTCTAATACTCGTTCAGTAGCAGAGCTTGTGCTTGGTCAGCTTATTCTTTTGCTTCGCCAAGTGCCTAGCAAAAGTGCTAAAGCGCACCGCGGTGAGTGGGAAAAAACAGCAAATGGTTCATACGAAGCCCGTGGAAAAACACTGGGTATTATTGGTTATGGACACATTGGTACTCAACTAAGTATTCTTGCTGAACACCTTGGTATGCGTGTACAGTTTTTCGATATTGAAGATAAGTTGGTATTAGGTAACTCTACGCAGATAAAGTCGTTAGAGAAGCTATTAAACACTTCTGATGTGGTATCGCTTCACGTGCCTGAAACTCAGCAAACGCAAAACATGTTTGCAGCTGAGCAATTTGCGCAAATGAAAAAAGGCAGCATTTTTATTAATGCTTCACGCGGAACGGTTGTAGATATTGACGCTCTTGCCGATGCACTTGAAAGCGGGCAGTTAAATGGCGCTGCTATTGACGTATTCCCCGTTGAGCCTAAGTCGAATAACGAAGAATTCCAATCACCTCTACGTAAGTTTGATAACGTGATTCTTACGCCGCATGTAGGTGGTAGCACTCAAGAAGCCCAAGAAAACATTGGCATAGAAGTAGCCGGTAAATTGGCGAAGTACAGTGATAATGGTTCTACCTTATCTGCAGTTAACTTCCCTGAAGTATCATTACCAGAGCACATTAGCCGCTCTCGTCTGCTTCACGTGCACAAAAACCAGCCGGGTATTCTTACACAGATTAACCAAGCATTTGCAGAGAAAGGCATTAACATTGAAGCCCAGTACCTTCAAACTAACGCAGAAATTGGTTATGTAGTGGTAGATGTTCAGCAAGACAGAGCTTATGACGCGCTTGCACAACTACAACAGATTGACGGTACGATTAAGACCCGTATTCTTCACTAA